The sequence ATCGGTGCCAAGGCGAAGAACTACAACGTGCGCCTGGGAGGCGTGATCGCCAACCGCAGTTCGGCCACCGACCAGATCGACAAGTACAACAACCAGATCGGCCTGAAGCTCGCCGCGCACTTCCCCGACCTGGACGTGATCCGCCGCAGCCGCCTCAAGAAGAGCACCTTGTTCGAGATGGAAACCTCGCCCGAACTCGAAGCGGTGAAAAAGGAATACATGCGCCTGGCCGCGTCGCTCTGGCTGGGGGTGGAGCCGCTGGCGGCCGTGCCCATGAAGGACCGCGACATCTTCGACCTGCTCGGGTTCGACTGAGCGGAGACGGTGCGATGAAGACCTCCAACGCCAACTACATCGAGCGCCGCTCGGAGATCGAAAACTATTTCGATCGCACCGCAGCGAAAGCCTGGGAGCGCCTGACTTCCAACGCACCGGTGGGCCGCATCCGCGCCTCGGTGCGCGCCGGGCGCGACGAGATGCGCAACACGCTGCTGGGCTGGTTGCCGCAGGACATGCGCGGCCTGCGCCTGCTCGACGCCGGTTGCGGCACCGGTGCGCTGGCGCTGGAGGCCATGCAGCGCGGTGCCGAGGTGGTGGCCATCGACCTCTCGCCCACGCTGGTGCAGCTGGGCCGCGAACGCAACGCCACCCTCACACCCAACGGGCGCGGCGGCAGCATCACCTACCTCTCGGGCGACATGCTCGACGACGCGCTGGGTGAGTTCGACCACGTGGTGGCCATGGACTCGGTGATCCACTACGACACGCCCGACATTGCCAACGCCATTCAGCGACTGGCCGGGCGCACGCGCGGCAGCGTGCTCTTCACCATTGCGCCCAGCAGCCCGCTGCTGAGCGTGGCCCACGCCATGGGCCGCTTCTTCCCCCGCAGCGACCGCTCGCCCGCGCTCACCCCGGTCTCGCAGGCCCGCCTGCGCGCATTGCTGTTGCAGGGCCTGGGCGGCAGCGGCTGGACCGAGGGCCGCACCCAACGTGTCTCGGGCGGCTTCTACACCTCACAAGCCTGGGAGTGGACGCGGTGAACCTGAACCGGATGCTCTCCCCCGCCTGGGCGATGAACATCACCCGGCGGTACGCACCGTTCGCGGACGCGGCCTCCAGCGACCTGCCGCTGGGGCGCCTGCTGCGCCTGTCCATGTTCCAGCTCTCCATCGGCATCACCATCGCGCTGCTGGTGGGCACGCTCAACCGCGTGATGATCGTGGAGCTGGCCGTGCCCGCCTGGTGGGTGGCGCTCTCGGTGGCGCTGCCGCTGGTGTTTGCACCGCTGCGCGCACTCATCGGCTACCGCAGCGACACGCATCCGTCTGCGCTGGGCTTGAAGCGCATGCCCTAC is a genomic window of Hydrogenophaga sp. RAC07 containing:
- the bchM gene encoding magnesium protoporphyrin IX methyltransferase — encoded protein: MKTSNANYIERRSEIENYFDRTAAKAWERLTSNAPVGRIRASVRAGRDEMRNTLLGWLPQDMRGLRLLDAGCGTGALALEAMQRGAEVVAIDLSPTLVQLGRERNATLTPNGRGGSITYLSGDMLDDALGEFDHVVAMDSVIHYDTPDIANAIQRLAGRTRGSVLFTIAPSSPLLSVAHAMGRFFPRSDRSPALTPVSQARLRALLLQGLGGSGWTEGRTQRVSGGFYTSQAWEWTR